Within the Dechloromonas denitrificans genome, the region CGCTGAGCGAACGGGCCGGACGCCGGGCCTTCAAGGTCTGGTCCAGACTGATCCGCGCCTGCGGTCGCCGCGGCCAATGGCGGCGGCGACCGATGCTGCTCGTTTTCGCCTTGTATCTGATCGCCATGGTGTTAACCGTCGTTCCATTGAGCCTATTGTTACAATGGCTACTTTCCCCCCTGCTCAAACCGCGCCTTGACCGACTGCGCGCCGAACTTGAACTGCCTTCCGGCTCGCAGGATTTCAATCTGAAAGAATATGAATAGTAGCGGCAAGGTTTACATCACCGGCACTTCGGCGTTCCTGCCCAATGCCCCGGTCGACAACGACGGGATCGAAAACGTCCTCGGCATGATCGGCAGCAAGCCTTCGCGCGCCCGCCGCGTCGTGCTGCGCAACAACGGCATCCGCCAACGCCACTATGCGATTGACCCGGCGACCGGCCGGACTACCCATAGCAACGCCCAGCTGACCGCCGAAGCGGTGCGTGGCCTCGGCCCCATCGAGGGCATCGACTGCCTGGCCACCGGCACCTCGATGCCCGACCAGCTGATGCCCAACCACGGCGTGATGGTGCATGGCGAACTGGGCATTCCGGCCTGTGAAGTGGTATCGACCGCCGGCATCTGCGTTTCCGGCATCACGGCGCTCAAATATGCCTATATGAGCGTCCTCTGCGGGCAGGCCAGAAACGCCGTGGCGACCGGTTCCGAACTGGCCTCGGCGGTGCTGCATGCGCGCAATTTTGAAGCGGAATCCGAACATCGCGTTGCCGAACTGGAAGCCAACCCGGAAATCGCTTTTGAAAAGGATTTCCTGCGCTGGATGCTCTCCGATGGTGCCGGCGCCTTTCTGCTGCAGGACACCCCGCGCCGCGATGGCCTGTCGCTGCGCATCGAATGGATGGAAATCCTCTCGCAGGCCCACAGCGCCGACGTCTGCATGTACTCCGGCGGCGAAAAGCAGGCCGATGGCTCGCTGAAAAGCTGGAGCGCCTTTCCGCCCAGCCAATGGGCCAGCCGCTCGGTCTTTTCCGTCAAGCAGGACGTTCGTCTGCTCAACGAGAACGTCGTTTACCTGACGGCCGGCAAACCGCTGGAAAAAGTCATGGCGACGCGCGGCCTCAAGGCGAGCGACGTCGACTGGTACCTGCCCCACATGTCTTCTGAGTATTTCCGCCAGCCGATGGCCGACTGCATGGCGGCCGTCGGTTTCGCCGTGCCGCAGGAAAAGTGGTTCACCAACCTGCATACCAAGGGCAACACCGGCTCGGCCTCAATCTACATCATGGTCGACGAGCTGCTGAAAAGCGGTCGGCTCAAGGCCGGCGACCGGCTGCTCTGCTTCATCCCGGAAAGCGGCCGGTTCACCGGCTCGCTGATGTACCTGACGGCGGTCGAGCATGCTTGACAGCGAAGTGCCGCAGGAAGGCAACGTCACCCTCGGCGGCCATCGCAAGGCGCTCTACGCCCGTGGCGCCGACGGAAAGATGCATATCGTCCAGTCGACCGGTTGGGAAGTCGAGGAAATCGTTACCCGCCAGGCCGTCGATGACCTGAACCGGCTGGCCGACGAAGCCCGCCAACGGGTCGCCGCCGGGCAGACCTCGGCCCTCGAATACCACATGCACAAGGCGCGGATGGATGTGCCGCTGCTGGCGCAGGTTACCGGCCTCTGGCAATGGCGCATCCGCCGCCATTTCCGCCCCGATTTGTTTGCTCACCTTTCGCCTTCGCTGCTGGCGCGCTACGCCGACGCGATGGGCCTCACCGTCGCCCAGTTGACCAAGGTCGAATGATGGAATTCCAGCATAGCCAGGCCTCCCATTGCGAGAGCGGCGTCATGTCGACGATGTTGCGTCATCAGGGCCTGCCGATTTCCGAGCCGATGGCCTTCGGCCTGTCGTCGGCGATGTCCTTCGCCTACCTGCCGATCGTCAAAATCAACGGCCTGCCGCTGGTTTCCTACCGGATGCCGCCGAA harbors:
- a CDS encoding beta-ketoacyl-ACP synthase III, whose protein sequence is MNSSGKVYITGTSAFLPNAPVDNDGIENVLGMIGSKPSRARRVVLRNNGIRQRHYAIDPATGRTTHSNAQLTAEAVRGLGPIEGIDCLATGTSMPDQLMPNHGVMVHGELGIPACEVVSTAGICVSGITALKYAYMSVLCGQARNAVATGSELASAVLHARNFEAESEHRVAELEANPEIAFEKDFLRWMLSDGAGAFLLQDTPRRDGLSLRIEWMEILSQAHSADVCMYSGGEKQADGSLKSWSAFPPSQWASRSVFSVKQDVRLLNENVVYLTAGKPLEKVMATRGLKASDVDWYLPHMSSEYFRQPMADCMAAVGFAVPQEKWFTNLHTKGNTGSASIYIMVDELLKSGRLKAGDRLLCFIPESGRFTGSLMYLTAVEHA